The Deinococcus koreensis genome window below encodes:
- a CDS encoding TerC family protein — METLFGWITQPEAWLAFATLLLLEIVLGIDNVIFISILAGKLPPEQQQRARTIGLLGAMLMRLGLLFSITWVYSLKNELFSVLGQGFSGRDLILIFGGLFLLYKAVKEMHEQLEGPEDHQPSVGGRVGANFAAIIGQIMLLDIVFSLDSVITAVGMADDIGVMVAAVVVTVAIMLVAARPIGDFVQAHPTVKMLALAFLLLIGVNLIADGFGFKIPKGYTYFAMGFAIGVELLNLRMRKGRAVRLHPTDRQPDPN; from the coding sequence ATGGAAACCTTATTCGGATGGATCACGCAGCCTGAGGCCTGGCTGGCGTTCGCGACCCTGTTACTGCTGGAGATCGTGCTCGGCATCGACAACGTCATCTTCATCTCGATCCTGGCCGGCAAACTGCCGCCCGAGCAGCAGCAGCGCGCCCGCACTATCGGCCTGCTGGGCGCCATGCTCATGCGCCTGGGGCTACTGTTCTCGATCACCTGGGTCTACAGCCTCAAGAACGAACTCTTCTCCGTGCTGGGCCAGGGATTCTCAGGGCGCGACCTGATCCTGATCTTCGGGGGGCTGTTCCTGCTGTACAAGGCCGTCAAGGAGATGCACGAGCAGCTGGAGGGCCCGGAGGATCACCAGCCGTCGGTGGGGGGCCGGGTCGGCGCCAATTTCGCCGCGATCATCGGCCAGATCATGCTGCTGGACATCGTGTTCAGTCTGGACTCGGTGATCACGGCCGTGGGCATGGCCGACGACATCGGCGTGATGGTCGCGGCAGTGGTCGTCACGGTGGCCATCATGCTGGTCGCCGCGCGCCCCATCGGCGACTTCGTGCAGGCCCACCCGACAGTCAAGATGCTGGCCCTGGCCTTCCTGCTGCTGATCGGCGTGAACCTGATCGCCGACGGCTTCGGCTTCAAGATTCCCAAGGGCTACACCTACTTCGCCATGGGCTTCGCGATCGGCGTGGAACTGCTCAACCTGCGGATGCGCAAGGGCCGCGCGGTTCGCCTTCACCCCACGGATCGCCAGCCTGACCCGAACTGA